The proteins below are encoded in one region of Gemmatimonadota bacterium:
- a CDS encoding FAD-dependent oxidoreductase, translating to MSEETEILIVGGGAIGVCSAYYLNAVGRDVALVDKGDICSGCSYGNGGLVVPSHSIPLSAPGVVSQSLKWMLNPESPFYIKPRLDRDLMSWLWHFRRACNENHVARATPVIRAMNMASVALFEEMAAIKGMDFGFEKRGTITAYRTERGLAKAVKDARFLSSVGVETRVLDADEIAALNPGVRIRAIGGIFFPEDAHLVPHRFVRGLAEYVGGKGVRIHRETEVLGFEISRGRVVAVKTNRGDFQAEHVILAGGSWSPVIASDLHINLPIQPAKGYSITFKRPDVCPAMPFSLGEAKVGITPMGDMLRFAGTLELAGLDFSINQRRVQAILKAVPEYFPDLSPDYLDMIEIWCGLRPCTPDGVPFLGRAPGVENVIVAAGHAMIGISLGPVTGKLVAELISDEVPSIDLSVLKVDRFG from the coding sequence ATGAGCGAAGAGACGGAGATATTGATTGTTGGCGGTGGAGCAATCGGTGTTTGCTCGGCTTATTATTTAAATGCTGTGGGTAGAGATGTGGCGCTGGTTGATAAAGGCGATATTTGTTCGGGGTGTTCGTATGGGAATGGGGGGCTTGTTGTGCCGAGTCACAGCATACCACTGTCCGCTCCGGGGGTGGTGTCTCAAAGTCTGAAGTGGATGTTGAATCCAGAGAGTCCGTTTTATATTAAGCCGCGTTTGGACCGGGATTTGATGTCCTGGTTGTGGCATTTTCGCCGTGCGTGTAATGAGAATCATGTTGCGAGGGCTACGCCTGTTATTCGGGCGATGAATATGGCGAGTGTGGCGTTGTTTGAAGAGATGGCAGCGATCAAGGGCATGGATTTTGGGTTTGAGAAGCGGGGGACGATTACGGCATATAGAACTGAGAGGGGGTTGGCAAAGGCGGTTAAGGACGCGCGTTTTTTGTCGTCAGTGGGGGTTGAGACGCGGGTTCTCGATGCGGATGAGATTGCGGCATTAAATCCCGGGGTTCGGATACGGGCGATTGGGGGGATATTTTTTCCCGAGGATGCCCATCTCGTGCCGCACCGCTTTGTGCGCGGGTTGGCGGAGTATGTCGGTGGAAAGGGTGTTCGAATCCATAGGGAGACAGAGGTTCTGGGGTTTGAGATTTCGCGTGGTCGCGTGGTTGCTGTGAAGACGAATCGGGGGGATTTCCAGGCGGAGCACGTTATTTTGGCAGGCGGGTCGTGGTCGCCTGTGATTGCCAGTGATCTTCATATCAATCTGCCTATTCAACCTGCCAAGGGGTATAGTATTACTTTTAAGCGGCCTGATGTTTGTCCGGCTATGCCGTTTTCTCTGGGAGAGGCAAAGGTCGGTATTACGCCTATGGGGGATATGTTGCGGTTTGCGGGTACGCTTGAATTGGCGGGGCTTGATTTTTCGATCAATCAGCGGCGCGTGCAGGCTATTCTCAAGGCTGTGCCCGAGTATTTTCCCGATTTGAGTCCCGATTATCTCGATATGATAGAAATCTGGTGTGGTTTGCGGCCCTGTACGCCTGATGGGGTGCCATTTCTCGGTCGCGCTCCCGGGGTTGAGAATGTGATCGTCGCTGCTGGTCATGCGATGATTGGCATTTCTCTGGGTCCTGTTACCGGAAAGCTGGTGGCAGAATTGATTTCAGATGAAGTGCCTTCTATTGATTTGTCTGTACTGAAAGTGGATCGGTTTGGATAG
- a CDS encoding heparinase II/III family protein, which produces MVKMLLRDVAMSDLAEIYERNADRSPAPYLKDAEAVERARGLAKKNGVWDDLSENLDGSRDIPVLKRSAFRNYQRVGDRNLPQAVAGNRRRELERAAMALWLGHPNADVDYLQDLLWAYCDDYTWVMAAHEGRAIDLGSAALGAAFAEILHVLGDQLEEEVVARVSRKIEEHIFEPFWNYRHLDFWKTVRMNWNHVCNGEIIRAALYQIEDPVVLAHMTHAAIVNLTYAIDGFTDDGGCEEGPGYWEYGFGHFLYVAYALYLKTNGELNLMVDETGKIHRICQYPLAAHIQGALRSTFADSSHGYTGARSAMIVNAFFDMPELYALCDKHSDHTLKVRDMHSLAMYSGFEVEIEADDKDYVLSDLGQAKLRGVPGKDQLTLMCLAGNNGVPHNHNDIGSFIVHRGGALWLTDPAGPAYSRKTFGPDRYDILFCNALGHSVPVINGQLQQPGGEYFGTLEVENLNGEGEKRAVIDMTHAYPEGTVKSLTRTFVLDGNMLMMEDLYVFDGVPQTLEEGFITFEDVQVDGNLVQIGPEGEGITLSAVDTPGAFSVKRFEEESKEGRTDEVVTRVIFTPKELSQNFCLRFAIG; this is translated from the coding sequence ATGGTGAAGATGTTGCTGCGAGATGTTGCGATGTCCGATCTGGCGGAGATTTACGAGCGAAATGCAGATCGGTCACCTGCGCCGTATCTCAAGGATGCAGAGGCGGTGGAGCGGGCGAGGGGGTTGGCGAAGAAGAATGGGGTGTGGGATGATTTGAGCGAGAATCTGGACGGGAGCCGGGATATTCCCGTGTTGAAGCGGTCGGCTTTTCGCAATTATCAGCGGGTTGGAGATCGCAATTTGCCACAGGCTGTGGCGGGCAATCGCAGGCGCGAGTTGGAGCGGGCAGCGATGGCTTTGTGGCTGGGACATCCCAATGCCGATGTGGATTATTTGCAGGATTTGCTCTGGGCGTATTGCGACGATTATACCTGGGTGATGGCTGCACACGAAGGTCGAGCTATTGATCTGGGATCGGCTGCGTTAGGTGCTGCGTTTGCAGAAATTTTACATGTTCTGGGTGATCAACTGGAAGAAGAAGTGGTAGCGCGCGTTTCGCGGAAGATTGAGGAGCATATTTTTGAGCCGTTCTGGAATTATAGGCATCTGGATTTCTGGAAGACCGTGCGGATGAATTGGAATCACGTTTGCAATGGCGAGATTATCCGCGCCGCGCTGTATCAGATTGAGGATCCCGTGGTGCTGGCGCATATGACCCACGCGGCGATTGTGAATTTGACGTATGCGATAGATGGGTTTACGGATGATGGCGGGTGCGAAGAGGGGCCGGGGTATTGGGAATACGGTTTTGGGCATTTTTTGTACGTTGCCTATGCACTGTATTTGAAGACCAATGGGGAATTGAATTTGATGGTGGATGAGACCGGTAAAATTCATCGGATATGCCAGTACCCGCTCGCGGCGCATATTCAGGGCGCGTTGCGCTCGACGTTTGCGGATTCGAGCCACGGATATACGGGTGCGCGGTCTGCTATGATTGTCAATGCGTTTTTTGATATGCCCGAATTGTACGCTCTGTGCGATAAGCATTCGGATCATACGTTGAAGGTGCGGGATATGCACAGTTTGGCGATGTATTCCGGGTTTGAGGTGGAGATAGAGGCGGATGATAAAGATTATGTTTTGTCCGATTTGGGACAGGCGAAGTTGCGAGGGGTGCCCGGGAAAGATCAGTTGACGCTGATGTGTCTGGCGGGGAATAATGGGGTGCCTCACAACCACAACGATATCGGCAGTTTTATTGTGCATCGCGGGGGCGCACTCTGGTTGACGGATCCTGCGGGTCCTGCTTATAGTCGAAAAACTTTTGGTCCAGATCGCTACGATATTCTGTTTTGCAATGCGCTGGGCCATTCTGTGCCCGTGATCAATGGGCAGTTGCAGCAGCCCGGCGGGGAGTATTTCGGTACGCTGGAGGTAGAGAATTTGAATGGTGAGGGCGAAAAACGCGCGGTGATAGATATGACACACGCGTATCCCGAAGGTACGGTGAAGAGTCTGACGCGCACCTTTGTGCTGGATGGGAATATGCTGATGATGGAAGATCTCTATGTGTTTGACGGTGTGCCGCAGACGCTTGAGGAGGGGTTTATTACGTTTGAGGATGTACAAGTTGACGGGAATTTGGTTCAGATTGGTCCCGAAGGCGAGGGTATTACACTTTCGGCAGTGGATACACCGGGTGCGTTTTCGGTCAAGCGGTTTGAAGAGGAATCAAAAGAGGGGCGCACTGATGAGGTAGTCACGCGCGTGATTTTTACACCGAAAGAACTATCGCAAAACTTCTGTTTGCGGTTCGCAATAGGGTGA
- a CDS encoding creatininase family protein, which translates to MYRASYDGSNKKVMWQEMWRHEFEDALERDPVVIVPVGSVEQHGPHCPMDVDISAPFYMAVAVAQSVDDFPVIVAPPVWSGFTHYNMGFPGTINLRLETFQNLLADIFRSIYANGFKRIISVNGHGGNAAPCRAVSWQVAEENIFTLSFSWWDMVDKELREWSATNEGVGHAGEWETAVQLHLREHLVDKSRIDSDLTGTRPFSDDLSFAEFAERRRDTKKDTGIMGDAFVASAEKGARIFELACERLEKLVREYHELPVREYREFGSHCI; encoded by the coding sequence ATGTATAGAGCTTCTTATGATGGTAGTAATAAGAAGGTGATGTGGCAGGAGATGTGGCGGCACGAGTTTGAGGACGCTTTGGAGCGCGATCCCGTGGTGATTGTTCCGGTGGGGTCTGTGGAGCAGCACGGGCCACATTGTCCGATGGATGTGGATATTTCGGCGCCGTTCTATATGGCGGTGGCTGTTGCCCAGAGTGTGGATGATTTCCCTGTGATTGTTGCGCCGCCGGTGTGGTCGGGGTTTACGCATTATAACATGGGATTTCCCGGTACGATTAATTTGCGTTTGGAGACGTTTCAGAATTTGCTGGCAGATATTTTTCGCAGTATTTATGCGAACGGATTCAAGCGGATCATTTCCGTGAATGGACACGGGGGCAATGCGGCGCCCTGTCGCGCTGTTTCGTGGCAGGTGGCAGAGGAGAATATTTTTACGCTGTCATTTAGCTGGTGGGATATGGTGGATAAGGAGTTGCGGGAGTGGAGTGCGACAAATGAAGGCGTGGGACACGCCGGGGAGTGGGAGACGGCTGTGCAGCTTCATTTGCGCGAACATCTCGTTGATAAGAGCCGTATTGATAGCGATTTGACGGGGACGAGGCCGTTTAGTGATGATCTGTCGTTTGCGGAGTTTGCCGAGCGGAGGCGCGATACGAAAAAGGATACGGGTATTATGGGCGATGCGTTTGTTGCGAGCGCGGAAAAGGGTGCGCGTATTTTTGAACTGGCATGTGAACGTCTGGAAAAGCTGGTGCGCGAGTATCACGAGTTGCCCGTGCGCGAATACCGCGAGTTTGGGTCTCACTGTATTTGA
- a CDS encoding Gfo/Idh/MocA family oxidoreductase has product MSELRVGIIGAGGHAQSHFRMIQDEPEMALVAVADLDPERLAHTRETHGVTSLFTDYREMIEKVQLDVVYVVTFPGPLPDIVIDCLEAGLHTSVEKPPGISSDQTRRMMEAEQRSSARAIVSVNRRYIPEVLAIRAMLQDRGGPVHVAATYNKPHIGDKVRDVGHLIRLDAIHHVDLLRWLAGDAIEVYSEAWSAPSHPAEMRHNAVIKFESGCRGVMMSHYAVGYRIQRFEAHAEDFSAYVDLTSGPRCEIYADGEPFEGELDLELVGGPDFNETRHFVACIQNDTQPWSTLEDAIKTMRLCEAIEAGHKGQLE; this is encoded by the coding sequence ATGTCAGAGCTAAGAGTGGGGATTATCGGTGCGGGGGGTCACGCACAGAGCCACTTCAGGATGATCCAGGACGAGCCGGAAATGGCGTTGGTTGCGGTTGCAGACCTGGATCCAGAAAGATTGGCGCACACGCGAGAAACGCACGGGGTGACGTCCCTTTTTACGGATTACCGGGAGATGATCGAGAAGGTGCAATTGGACGTGGTCTATGTTGTGACCTTTCCGGGGCCACTGCCCGACATTGTGATCGACTGTCTGGAGGCCGGGCTGCACACTTCGGTAGAGAAGCCGCCGGGGATCAGTTCGGATCAGACCCGACGGATGATGGAGGCCGAACAGCGATCCAGTGCCAGAGCGATTGTCTCGGTGAACAGGCGGTACATTCCAGAAGTGCTGGCGATTCGGGCCATGCTGCAAGATCGAGGCGGACCCGTTCACGTGGCGGCGACGTACAACAAGCCGCATATTGGGGACAAGGTCCGGGATGTCGGGCATCTTATCCGATTGGACGCGATCCATCATGTGGATCTGTTGCGGTGGCTGGCAGGTGACGCCATTGAGGTTTACTCAGAGGCGTGGTCTGCGCCTTCCCACCCTGCCGAGATGCGCCACAATGCCGTGATTAAGTTCGAAAGTGGCTGCCGGGGCGTGATGATGAGCCACTACGCTGTTGGATACCGCATTCAGCGGTTTGAAGCGCATGCGGAGGACTTCAGCGCGTATGTGGATCTCACGAGTGGCCCCAGATGTGAGATCTATGCAGACGGAGAGCCGTTTGAGGGCGAATTGGATCTGGAATTGGTCGGTGGTCCCGACTTTAACGAGACCCGGCATTTCGTGGCGTGCATACAAAACGATACGCAGCCGTGGAGCACGCTTGAGGATGCGATCAAGACGATGAGGTTGTGCGAAGCGATTGAGGCGGGCCATAAAGGTCAATTGGAATGA
- a CDS encoding acetamidase/formamidase family protein: MRRFTRTPYYSGPDDPAIGEVRGTLALGETVVIETVGGADNDFEAAGETRAGMITSGESHRRYARRGGPFRIEGIAPDDWVAIEIIAIEVGPYGFYRNGGPNWGNWRCVAPVRDGLIHFPPDFVVPVRPMVGVVQLEPWAAHSIDHGGNMDFNAIQPGSTVHIRAQKPGGLLSLGDVHARMGDGELTGAGVEIDAAITIKVDRSPGFPNSSPVVETTTVVEAAEEYLTSARAAEWGEALRLAWLEMVALIIDRYDTTYEYANMIVGTIGDARPGYATGYMGGYVTCQIAVTKELRRTGVPYEA; this comes from the coding sequence ATGCGTCGCTTTACGCGTACACCTTACTATAGCGGGCCGGATGATCCGGCTATTGGCGAGGTGCGGGGTACGCTTGCCCTGGGTGAGACAGTGGTTATTGAGACGGTCGGCGGGGCTGATAATGATTTTGAGGCTGCTGGTGAGACCCGTGCGGGGATGATTACTTCTGGGGAAAGCCACCGCCGTTATGCCCGTCGTGGTGGTCCTTTTCGCATTGAGGGGATTGCGCCCGATGACTGGGTCGCTATTGAGATTATCGCTATTGAGGTGGGTCCCTACGGTTTTTATCGCAATGGGGGTCCCAACTGGGGCAACTGGCGTTGTGTGGCGCCTGTGCGGGATGGGTTGATCCACTTTCCGCCGGATTTTGTGGTGCCGGTGCGCCCTATGGTTGGTGTGGTTCAGCTCGAACCGTGGGCGGCTCATTCGATTGACCACGGCGGCAATATGGATTTTAATGCGATTCAGCCGGGCAGTACTGTGCATATTCGCGCCCAAAAGCCCGGGGGGTTGCTCTCTTTGGGCGATGTCCATGCACGGATGGGCGATGGCGAGTTGACAGGTGCGGGTGTGGAGATCGATGCGGCGATTACCATAAAGGTGGATCGCTCTCCCGGGTTTCCCAATAGCAGTCCGGTGGTGGAGACGACTACGGTGGTAGAGGCCGCTGAGGAGTATCTGACGAGTGCTCGGGCGGCTGAATGGGGTGAGGCTCTCAGGCTGGCATGGCTGGAGATGGTGGCGCTGATTATTGATCGCTACGATACGACGTACGAATACGCCAATATGATTGTGGGCACGATTGGCGATGCGCGGCCCGGCTATGCTACGGGCTATATGGGCGGTTATGTTACGTGTCAGATTGCAGTGACTAAGGAATTGCGGCGCACCGGAGTGCCGTATGAGGCGTAG
- a CDS encoding sugar phosphate isomerase/epimerase, with the protein MKGFAMFLYGIRNASLNMDWGRDAFATAGDIGFDGVEIVLREEERLDWLLSAAGREEVGRWVEETGAQACSISFALFREYKGNEEDEAVRDRVVGLVQKGIRACKGMGGVGILLPYFDGENLDMSSAHAELLIEDMKRCAPVAEDEGIKVALETSFSPGLLRTICDGVGSEMVGVYQDTANALQYGYDSVDMLVDLSEHTQLIHIKDTRRSDLGEGDVDFPACRDAIAQIGYEGWLIFETPGGDDPVASGKKNLAFAKEMFG; encoded by the coding sequence ATGAAAGGATTTGCTATGTTTTTGTACGGGATTCGCAATGCGAGTCTGAATATGGATTGGGGAAGAGATGCTTTTGCCACAGCAGGGGATATTGGGTTTGATGGGGTGGAGATTGTGCTGCGAGAGGAAGAGCGGTTGGATTGGCTTTTGAGTGCGGCGGGTCGGGAGGAGGTTGGACGATGGGTTGAGGAGACGGGCGCGCAAGCGTGTTCGATCAGTTTTGCCCTGTTTCGAGAATACAAGGGGAATGAGGAAGATGAGGCTGTGCGCGATCGCGTGGTGGGTCTTGTGCAAAAGGGGATTCGCGCGTGTAAGGGGATGGGGGGTGTCGGTATTTTGCTTCCGTATTTCGATGGGGAGAATCTCGATATGTCGAGCGCGCATGCAGAATTGTTGATTGAGGACATGAAGCGATGCGCCCCTGTCGCAGAAGATGAAGGTATTAAGGTTGCTCTGGAGACGAGTTTTTCACCGGGGTTATTGAGAACGATTTGCGATGGCGTGGGGTCTGAGATGGTGGGGGTGTATCAAGATACGGCTAATGCGCTGCAATACGGGTACGATTCGGTCGATATGCTCGTTGATTTATCTGAACACACACAATTGATTCATATTAAAGATACGCGGCGTTCTGATCTGGGCGAGGGCGATGTGGATTTTCCCGCGTGTCGAGATGCGATTGCACAGATCGGTTATGAGGGGTGGCTGATTTTTGAAACGCCAGGGGGGGATGACCCTGTGGCATCGGGTAAGAAGAATTTGGCGTTTGCAAAAGAGATGTTTGGGTAG
- a CDS encoding phytanoyl-CoA dioxygenase family protein, which produces MSELPQPTEDLTQVKTQLDTYGYGLLANALNTEDLSKIKTRLKEQAIAEKQRGLAFEDGGAKQNWGDFRNKTGQVRAGAFTQSAGGVNQRVWMLINKGRVFQDMLLHSEVRDIVDHALGNDYLLSSHSANIAKPGGVPMRLHTDQWWMPMPTRADRTHLPAGSISREQTDESHTASIWPRVVINVVWMIGDFTAENGGTRIVPGSHLWGRRPDNPDDNTIETVALEGPAGTVGFLDGRIWHGTGANISDQLRWAILTTFCGPQFRPQENFTIGTAPEVLAEASPDLLSLLGFKVWNAYGRVESPAVEYIQPGEQSLGEMRPNLTSGRNP; this is translated from the coding sequence ATGTCTGAACTTCCACAACCGACCGAAGACCTCACACAGGTCAAAACACAACTCGACACCTACGGTTATGGCCTACTCGCCAACGCGCTCAATACGGAAGATCTCTCAAAAATAAAAACCCGTCTAAAAGAACAGGCCATAGCCGAAAAACAACGCGGGCTTGCATTTGAAGACGGGGGAGCAAAACAGAACTGGGGGGATTTTCGAAATAAAACAGGACAGGTACGCGCGGGGGCGTTTACACAATCGGCAGGAGGCGTCAACCAGCGCGTGTGGATGCTGATCAACAAAGGTCGAGTATTTCAAGACATGCTATTACACTCAGAGGTCCGCGACATCGTGGATCACGCACTGGGCAATGATTATCTGCTATCGAGCCATTCGGCCAACATCGCCAAACCCGGCGGCGTTCCCATGCGCCTGCACACAGACCAGTGGTGGATGCCCATGCCAACGCGCGCAGACCGAACGCATTTACCCGCAGGCTCTATCAGCCGCGAGCAAACCGATGAATCCCATACCGCATCCATCTGGCCCCGCGTCGTCATCAACGTAGTATGGATGATCGGCGACTTCACCGCAGAAAACGGCGGCACCCGCATCGTCCCCGGCAGCCACCTGTGGGGACGACGCCCGGACAATCCCGACGACAACACCATCGAAACAGTTGCCCTCGAAGGTCCAGCCGGCACAGTTGGATTCCTCGACGGACGCATCTGGCACGGCACGGGAGCCAATATAAGCGATCAACTGCGCTGGGCCATACTCACCACATTCTGCGGACCCCAATTCCGTCCACAGGAAAATTTTACCATAGGCACAGCGCCCGAAGTCCTCGCCGAGGCATCGCCCGACCTTCTCTCTTTACTCGGATTCAAAGTGTGGAATGCCTATGGGCGTGTCGAAAGCCCAGCCGTAGAATATATCCAACCCGGTGAACAATCCCTGGGTGAAATGCGCCCCAACCTCACATCTGGGAGAAACCCTTAA
- a CDS encoding OFA family MFS transporter: protein MPNREIQIPRSVIALLCTLLQLCFGTVYAWSFFQTLLVRQLGWTFTETAWAFSIAIFSLGTSAAWAGATLPRFGPRKLAVAGSIMFSGGYMIASLALHLDFIPLFYLGYGVIGGAGIGLGYVTPVATAAKWFPDRKGLVTGIVVMGFGVGAFLLSKILAPFLVLRTESDLTLVFLWLGIVFACILLPSSFVLSDPKAAVVPAAADDDPMEFEDTVAPYLRSSEFLLMWIVFFFNIAAGISVISFQSELLQEVWGFADPSLEPMTLAEYGATLIAVSSLCNGVGRLFWGLLSDRIGRVGVFRILLASQMIVFGILMTERNPWIFSALVCYVLLCFGGGFATMPSFVLDVFGSKKMSTIYGAILTAWAAAGIFGPLYVGYLKDQYPDRAVIYCFLIGIFMLGLGYVFSYLLNDDRIRLSRPTLESTLRQYGILPR, encoded by the coding sequence ATGCCAAACCGAGAAATACAGATCCCGCGATCAGTCATCGCGCTCTTATGCACGCTCCTGCAACTCTGTTTCGGCACCGTGTACGCGTGGAGCTTCTTTCAAACGCTCCTGGTCAGGCAACTCGGCTGGACATTCACAGAAACCGCATGGGCCTTTAGCATCGCCATCTTTTCACTCGGCACATCCGCAGCCTGGGCAGGCGCGACGCTGCCGCGATTCGGACCTCGCAAACTCGCAGTCGCGGGCAGCATCATGTTTTCCGGCGGCTATATGATTGCAAGCCTCGCCCTTCATCTGGACTTTATCCCGCTCTTTTACCTGGGATACGGCGTTATCGGCGGTGCGGGAATTGGGCTTGGCTATGTAACGCCAGTTGCAACCGCGGCAAAGTGGTTTCCAGATCGCAAGGGTCTGGTGACAGGCATCGTCGTGATGGGATTTGGCGTGGGTGCATTTCTCTTGAGCAAAATTTTGGCACCCTTTCTCGTACTGCGAACAGAATCGGATCTAACCCTTGTCTTCTTGTGGCTCGGCATTGTATTTGCCTGTATCCTCTTGCCCTCCAGCTTTGTGTTGAGCGATCCCAAAGCCGCAGTTGTACCCGCCGCTGCTGACGATGACCCCATGGAATTTGAAGACACCGTTGCGCCCTATCTGCGGTCTTCTGAATTTCTCCTCATGTGGATCGTATTTTTTTTCAACATCGCCGCGGGCATCTCGGTCATCAGTTTCCAGTCGGAACTCCTGCAAGAAGTTTGGGGATTCGCGGATCCATCTCTGGAACCGATGACGCTCGCCGAATATGGCGCCACGCTCATCGCCGTCAGTTCCCTGTGCAACGGCGTGGGGCGGCTCTTCTGGGGATTGCTATCGGATCGCATAGGTCGCGTTGGCGTCTTCAGAATCTTACTCGCCAGCCAGATGATCGTCTTCGGCATCTTGATGACAGAGCGCAACCCCTGGATCTTTTCCGCACTCGTCTGTTATGTATTGTTGTGCTTTGGCGGCGGCTTTGCCACAATGCCATCTTTTGTTCTCGACGTTTTTGGCAGCAAAAAAATGTCCACAATCTACGGAGCAATACTAACCGCCTGGGCAGCAGCGGGAATCTTTGGACCGCTCTACGTGGGGTACCTGAAAGACCAATACCCCGACCGCGCAGTCATATATTGCTTCTTGATCGGAATTTTTATGCTCGGCCTCGGCTACGTCTTCTCCTATTTATTAAACGACGACCGCATTCGCCTTAGTAGGCCAACACTGGAAAGCACCCTGCGCCAGTATGGCATTTTGCCCCGATAA